In the genome of Impatiens glandulifera chromosome 6, dImpGla2.1, whole genome shotgun sequence, the window ACGAACTTACAATAATtgcattttagaaaaaattgaaaatattaatattttatatgttgatCTTTTCTATCATCATTTCTATTGTCCATTGAAGTATGCTTTCGTCCGAAGTTATGTTGATGGTCGATTCTTTGGAGCAAGTGCAATGCTTAGTATATGGAAACCTAAAGTCAACCATGATGAATTTAGTCTAGCTCAACTATGGATTAGTTCAGGATTTGGTGCAGACTTAAATACCATTGAAGTCGGATGGACAGtaagtataacaaaaaaaaaaaaaaaaaattcaacatgaGAATCTagaaattttaataaagaaattaacccgttttatttttgttgttattgTTAATGCTATCCaaggtttttccaaaaagaTATGGTGATAATGAACCAAGATTCTTCACATTTTGGACGGTAagtattatgatatttttggtaggattatttaaaataattcaacataATCCAAACATCATCCCACTACTTCTCTCATCTTAACCTTAAccttacttaatttattaatcaaaatactaaaatatcatatatatattaaatattttttttttattttatcattatttattaatactctttagatttttttattcaaattttctcatattttcaacattatcgcccatcattatttatatataatacttgttatttaaaaatttcgaTGGTGTGTATGTCATAagcattaattaatttaacaacatatttgttaaattaatggGATTGTGTTAAATTGATGGAATTGTTTTATTGTTTATACAGAGAGATAATTACAATACTACAGGTTGTTATGATTCTGATTGCCCTGGATTTGTACAAGTTGATTTCAGCGTTAAACTTGGTCAAGTCATTTCTCCTATTTCCATTGTTGGAGGACAAACAAGTGGAATAACAATTATGGTCTACAAGGTAAATCTAAATACTAGTATTTTGAAACAATTCAAACTtgtataaacttttaataattaatttatattgatataataaaaaaaaaaacttatattttattcatttacaGGGTGAGAATGGACACTGGTGGCTAGATGTAAATGGTGTTGACATAGGATATTTTCCTAAGAATCTCTTCACTGCATTGAGTGAATATGCTGATAGAGTGGACTTTGGTGGAGAGATTCTTAATTCAGAAAAAGATGGTCACCACACAACTACTCAAATGGGAAATGGACTATATCCCCATCAACAGGGAGCAAGTTTTATATCTGGAATTAGAATATATGACCAGAACAAACAACCAGTCGAAGGAATTCTGCATCCAGTTGATAGCACAGTTCCTTATTATGGTGTGATTCTTGTTAATAATGATACTATGTTTTATGGAGGACCCGGTTATTCTCAattctataattaaaaataaatattatagatattaGACTGTCCAACTAAGACATCCTGTTTAAAAATTGCAATAAcaacactggtgaaaaaggggtcaaaaccgagagttaaaactctcggttttgaccctataactttcggtgaagacaccttaccgaaggttttagtaaccctcgccatccctcggtattgacactGTCGGGActttgaaaaggagaaaaaccgaaagttatatgaaaactttcgggtttttctctttgtggaaaaaccgagggttttacaagaactttcggttttttctcttttggaaaaaccgagggttttacaaagacctctcggttttcctcatttgtggaaaaaccgagggttttataaagacctttcggttttcctctttttacaaataactttcggtttttctctgtggaaaaaccgagggttttgcaaagaactttcggttttacccgaagaggaaaaccgagagttatttacaaaactttcggttttcctcttcggttaaaaccgaaagttttgtaaataactctcggttttcctcttcttgtaaaaccgagagttttccactAACTCTcgtttttctccttttcaagaaaaccgaaagttatattaaaactctcggtttttacccgaagaggaaaaccgaaagttttgtaaataactctcggttttcctctttaggataaaaaccgagggtttgtcatataactctcggttttctctttggcttaaaaccgagaggtttctaatatctctcgttttttccaaaaagagaaaaaccgagagatttcaatattactttcggttttttcccctaaatttttaaaaatgtgcggattattttgctcgcaaccaaacctaaccaaaacctgttcagccaaaccaatatattaatgataaaagaaatgcagaaTACATTAAACGACCACATTAATTGATcttgaacattacaaaattcgaaaccaaactaatattccgaacaatctgttataaattcaacctataatgaaaacatgttttgaatcgaaacaaccttagcttgtggggggaggaggtggttgttgcctcatatataattcgattctctccattctcgcgttcatctctgacttctcTCTCTCCATTTTCTCGGTaatctctgacttctccctctccattttttcggtaatctctaacttctccctctccattctttccacaatttcttgcttttccgattgcaattcttccattttctgccttctttcttcatctctcttctccagttcctccagcttgagcttcattatttgattctcttctaacaatcgctcactgtttcgctgtgaactgtttccactacgacgatcctcacgaaagtgtgtgggccggacgcttGATctcattccgaacactaccccatgtttttgttgtccgaacaccctctccgtcaattcaaaatccgatattcccggttcgttactaacaacctcttccatctcagcctgcacaattcaaataaaatatcatttctataataaaaaactagacttattcaattcacttacaattttctcttgcacgtgttcgtccgggacgggtgttgggttttcttgtgtcggttttggtgtacgggtcctcttgaatacttcaattacagacggtggccgtcccatttcaatcgcctgttgaaataaatgatttatataattaataacaatctacatattaagttattacaaataatgtacttaccaactcgtcttcaatttgtgcaaacggtctacttcccgttcgatgcgggaattttaGATTCTTCtgattcttcatatttgtagaattgtgtctctgtatttgaaataacaaattaagttagattaattaatatcaacttttatttgaattatgaaaccgtaccttaaacgtttctgtgaagaaatggttgcgacacacaaactcccaatcatctcgatcgtagtccggtggaggattagccagtaccgccgcctcgtctcctttgtggacgcggatataattcttgttcaaatccgaccgccatctatcccatatctgattggcgtgtcccaacccggtctttcgaaaataCTCAATGTCgccattagtcgcttcgaacggatcctgaaaaaaataacatccaaatgttacaaataattatttaatgacgtaatgtatattaatcaagttataagtattaccttgatagcagtccacagtgaatccaattggtctgcacttaaagccttccacttgagaagacggtgtgagacggctgcggggtcccggataatcgactccacatgtctagaccaccttgtccttcccacgtctgtaccgcctgacctcccatccttctctctaaacgttagagggatcctcgtccccgctagcctcttagacagcgcaatattcttgttcttcccccgtcttttacgggcagaagattcttcaaaattatcaaaatcttaattaaatatgtcaatcaattgaaacactaactaatttgtaaacgaaatacctgtcgatgatgggtcgggagtggtcccgtgctcctcctcgtcatcctgctcctcgataggctcctcaagaccctcgtcttcagcctcatcggtaggcaggttatcagcgaatgtgctctctatatacTCTGCGAAGTCATCAATATCGTCTTCAGTCTCgtatgttcggggaggcgcagtagctatcgggaccacaggaatcggtggttggtctctcgaagacgatcctcgttgctttaacaactcggattgggcaagtaggttttggtaactcttatccaatttcttgggtgtcttcctcatactcttccaagttgttttaggaccttctgacattcttaattcacaccattaataaaaatgagtgaataattgaaataaagtagtaataaaaatgaatataaagttaaaaacattattaaatctacctaattaattaatctgaactatatgtttgtaaaccgcggttttatttttgtcacaatcttccaaccgggtcgggctgacatatcaggggcgtagaatacttgttttgcttgactcgccaatatatacgggtcttgactttgggttttcaaaattcggtttacatttacacttacgaagccatatttgtccactttcactcctagttcccccgagtgtgtatcaaaccacttacatttgaataaaacaactcgtttgtgagaataatattgtaattcgattatatccgtcaaaactccgtagtatgacatagtttcagatccgttgtacccctcaacaaccaccccactattttgagttgtcaaaccttcgtcgtgtttttctgtacagaatttgaatccgtttactttacaccaaacatacatagacgagtacatacttggaccttctcctaagatcttgaggtctctagATATGTCGTTCATTTCTgttaaatgggcgacctatatatgtatccgaaatgaagttgttaatatgaataaaaagagttaggatatatggtttgtaatttactcactcgatgtttgaaatatgcggcaaacgtttctccacttgactcgttgttataatctctgcaaatagatcgaatgctaattagtaacactctttaatgctaattagtaacagcaactttgaaacttacatgtaaaaaggttttgcttcgggacaatttttcaaaatgtaagaatgggctgtcactcgatctatataatccaagttgtatacttttccgttggataggtcttccaatgatgcaaatattgaaatccccgagatttcaggttgtgcattttcttgatcttgttcctccatatacctggcacataagctaatactttcgttaacaagatagctctcgcttatagaggcttcggggtggttattattccgcaaatatcttttcattgtacccatgtaatgttcaaagggatacatccatcgatactgaacaggtcctccaagcaaagcctcaaatgacaagtgaaccgggagatgcatcatgatgtcgaagattgacggcggaaaaatcatttcaaatttgcaaagtgtcaatgtaatatccatgtacaattgttccaggtcctcttgaatcaactctttgaagcacaacaaccgaaagaaacgagacaaatttactaacgcatcatacacatactctggaagcaatccacgagttgctaaaggaattagatattccaacaagatgtgacaatcgtgactctttaatcccgaaagttttttctcttccaaatttacacaacccccgatatttgagcaaaacccatcaggcaacttgagatctttcaagaagttacaaagacgtattttattttcggatgtcaaagtgaaaggcgcttctggataatgaacaactccttcatcatttataggatgtaaccatgattttatgcctaagagttctaagtctttacgagctttaggaccatccttagtcttctctttcacattcattattgttcccaacacactatcacagatatttttctcaatatgcatcacatccaaattatgtctcaataatagcgatttccaataaggtagacggaagaaaatgctaagtttgttccaattgtctccccgcgtttcatgatatatcttggttctcttgctcatatccgcactaagaataatgtcttctaggtctcgtgcttgctcataactttcttgccccgttaacaatctagggggatccctataatcagttcgaccatcaaacgactctttatcccttctgtatttgtgcttcggtggaaggaaacgtctgtgacccaagtaacattgtttggaaccatgaaccaatcgaagggataccgtgtcgttgttacaacaaggacaaacaaatttacctttcgtactccagcctgataaattcgcgtatgcgggaaagtcgttaatggtccacaacaacgccgctcgcatgttaaagtattgcgaggtgtgtgcatcaaacgttctcacacctgtttgccacagttcatgcaactcttcgatcaatggctggagaaatatgtcaattgcatctcccggactctttggacccggaattaacatagataaaatgaaattgctagaatccatgcaagtcgtgggtgacacattataaggtaCTAGAattaccggccaaacactgtatgattttttcccatttacaaatggttgaaacccatcgcttgataaaccaagtcttacgtttcgagattctgaagcaaaatctgtataattttcatcaaacgtcttccaagttaaggaatcagcggggtgtctcaacgtatcactgtcaactcttccttctttatgccatctcatcattggagccgtttttgaggacatgtatagtctttgcagtcttggtattaaagggaaatatctcaccaccttttttggaatgaatttcccgttttgcttctcccgaactgtcccacttgtttggtcgactttccatcttgaaagaccgcaaactctgcacgaatcttcatttatgtcgtccttccaaaatagcatacagttgttcttacatgcgtctatcttctcatatttaagcccgatatcagtaatgaattttttactttcgtagtacgagttgggcaattgagcgtcaatcggtaatatgtagtctttaagcagacgcagcaacatatcgaacgaagaattcgtccattgacatacattttttatgtgaagtagtttcagtagtgccgatgatttcgttattcgagcaccttcatacaatggccgtttggaatcatcaagcaatttataaaatttttgcGCATCTTtgactggttcatcgttgctcgggacgtcattaacgttggggaacatatcgtttataaattcgtgcatataacgttcttcgttgacctgttcattaactgtattattcatctcctgtctcggatcgttgaattccggcacggcatcctccgactgatcatcgtcgtcatcatcatcgtagtcatcggcatcttcatcgacatcttcattaaccacttgagtagtacgtctcttttctccatgaaaataccaatactcataatgaatatttattccataaacgatgaggtgagtcttcacttcgtctatttccataaacggcgtgttcaagcatttcacgcatggacatttcacggtttgtcgggatgtattcctaacagcatactcgaggaatttgtcaacacattcctcgtaatctggatgatctcgacgtaaggtcatccagcttttatcgggtacttccatatttctaataaaatggaaaacaacccgcattattatttacttatatttcactaaattaattaggcttacataatgctaacataatttatatctaatctatcattatccaaccaataaTCAATTTCATCTAACATTATCGAAGCCCAAttcaacctaaacaaacaatatttcattcatatatacatttcaaacctaatctaacattatttcattcatatacatttcaacaatatctaacattatccaagccaaatttcacctaaacaaacattaacatttcattcatatacatttcaaaccaatcatcattaatctaaccaattttttaaactacTCTAACTTAGTcaaacactatttcaatcatacataattcaaataatttaaatcatacctaaaatccaatataatacaaacaatgcaattctagcctaaaatctaatttattcatacataaaatcCAATGTAATTCTAACAAcataaaaatccttaaaaactGACCTTTTTCAGCAGTTGTGGCAGCGACGGTGGAGAGGCAGCTGAAGGTGGAATAACCTCGGCGATCTTCAAGAGACGGACGGTCCTAATCAAAAATCAGACAAAATCAAACCATATTATCTAActtaaattttacataaatccaacaaagttcaaactatatatatcatataccaaacaaaatataatctaacaaacCTAACCGAACAAATCAAACCaatatcaaacctaaaatcaaacttaaTTAACAATCAAGCAAATCAATATCAAAcctaaattcaaactaaattaacaattaaacaATCCAATagaaaacctaaaatcaaactactttaacaatcaatcaaactaacctaaaatccaaaatctaactaatttaacaatcaatcaaactaacctaaaatccaaaatCTAACTAATTGAACAATCTAACTCATATAACCTAAAATCTCACCAATTTAACAATTCATCAAACCaatatcaaacctaaaatcaaacttaaTTAACAATCAAGCAAATCAATATCAAAcctaaattcaaactaaattaacaattaaacaATCCAATagaaaacctaaaatcaaactactttaacaatcaatcaaactaacctaaaatccaaaatctaactaatttaacaatcaaTCAAACTGACCTAAAATCCAAAATCTAACTAATTGAACAATCTAACTCATATAACCTAAAATCTCACTAATTTAACAATTCATCAAACCaatatcaaacctaaaatccaaaatccaaaatcaatctaacctaaaatcccaaatcaatctaacctaaaatccaaaatcaatctaacctaaaatcccAAATCAAACCTATATATCAAACTAACCTTTGCGGCTGTAGGTTGAATCGGATGGCGGCAGCAGGAGGCGGCGACTGTCTTCAATCTGCGGCGGCGTCAATCGGAGGAGGGCGTCAATCGGAGGAGGGCAGCGACTTGGCGGCGGAAAGGCTTCTTCAATCTGCGGCGGCGTCAATCGGAGGAGGGCAGCGCGGCGTCGTCAATTGGAGGAGGGCAGCGCGGCTTCGTCTTCGATTGATAGATGGAGGACGCGGCTAGGCAGGAGGCGGCGCGGAAGAAGATCGAATGGGAGAGAGAAATCGGGGAGAAATAAAACGGggaaaaagaaaggaaaaaaagcgggttatgttttttttaaaggtcatttccgagagttaatcatataactctcggtttttgactattaatttccgagagttatatgattacctctcggttttgatcatttgattaatttccgagagttaatcatatatctctcggttttgatcaattaaaattccgagagatatgtctaaatctctcggttttgaaaggtgtacaatttaatttaattagataaaaacgaaagttaattgtataactttcggttttgattgttatttccgaaagttatacaattaactttcggaattacaatttcaaaaattgCTAAATTAATAGGTCTTTaaccttctaatgactttgaaggtcattattttaacttatttgatatctttaaaacattacacaatctaTATGATCAATTTTTgtacacattcatatgatcatcaaacacaaacatacatatacacttctttatataatcaaacacaatcataaaaagtttaacatcaaacacaatcttcattttcaaaatataacacacacttgattatattagttaagagtctagattagtaggtttaaaacaaaataatttaacaaattaggtaatggtaaaaccgaaagttaatagtataactttcggtttttattggtatttgcgaaggttttgaataaacctctcggttttgatcaattaacattccgagagatatgtctaaatctctcggttttgaaaggtgtacaatttaatttaattaggtaaaaacgaaagttaattgtataaccttcggtttttacccttccccatacttagaaaaaaatatgatttttttaatgtaaggtaaaaaccgaaggttttctaataaaccttcggtttttacccttccccatacttagaaaaaaatatgatttttttaatgtaaggtaaaaaccgaaggttttctaataaaccttcggtttttacccttccccatacttagaaaaaaatctgatttttttaaagaggggtcaaaaccgaaggtttattagaaaaccttcggtttttaccctaccccatacttagaaaaaaatatgatttttttaatgtaaggtaaaaaccgaaggttttctaataaaccttcggtttttacccttccccatacttagaaaaaaatctgatttttttaaagaggggtcaaaaccgaaggtttatttgaaaaccttcggtttttaccctaccccatacttagaaaaaaatatgatttttttaaagaggggtcaaaaccgaaggtttatttgaaaaccttcggtttttaccctaccccatacttagaaaaaaatatgatttttttaatgtaaggtaaaaaccgaaggttttctaataaaccttcggtttttacccttccccatacttagaaaaaaatctgatttttttaaagaggggtcaaaaccgaaggtttatttgaaaaccttcggtttttaccctaccccatacttagaacaaaatatgattttttttaaagaggggtcaaaaccgaaggtttatttgaaaaccttcggtttttacctcaagattttaaataaaaatgggtcaaaaccgaaggttttcaaataaactttcggttttggcgatgcggttttttttttaaaaaatatgaaaagtcaacaaaacataattatttaataaaacatattaaaccaaaccaaacaaacataataacaataattcataaatattaaaacataacggtcataaacccataataaatccataataaatctacaaattaattattagatggtgtggaaggagggggtggttgatttagtcgactcctcaacaagacaagttcctgttcgagattctctaatctctgagacatttcggcccggtccgctttgatttcactgagcaaacgacctctttcggcatcccttagtcggatttgttccatttccagcgtcatctttctgacctcttcctcacgtgccgcaatttctgattgtgttatcagattctggtaacacggatgcagtttctccggtgtacgccgaagtctcttccatgtcgaatcatcacccatatcctaaatgcatttcagatatatgtatatatatatatatattcatcaaacaaaaaatcgtaaactaacataaatctagatctacaatatatatatacaaacttaagaaaaatctaaatcttacaataaacaaaacaaaaaaaccaaatcaaactaaaaaacctgaagagaagagaagaacccgcggcttggaggaggcaggcggcggcggaggcggaagagagagaaaggagagaagcggaatgaaaaagagaagggttatggtttgtatttatagaggttgaggccgaaggttttataaaactttcggttttgatattagtcaaaaccgagg includes:
- the LOC124943150 gene encoding uncharacterized protein LOC124943150, coding for MQSSSKGEISQDWQEHEKCPEGIAPVRRSTSSITRKHPSLLRSHFNSSLFVGPEGIHEYAFVRSYVDGRFFGASAMLSIWKPKVNHDEFSLAQLWISSGFGADLNTIEVGWTVFPKRYGDNEPRFFTFWTRDNYNTTGCYDSDCPGFVQVDFSVKLGQVISPISIVGGQTSGITIMVYKGENGHWWLDVNGVDIGYFPKNLFTALSEYADRVDFGGEILNSEKDGHHTTTQMGNGLYPHQQGASFISGIRIYDQNKQPVEGILHPVDSTVPYYGVILVNNDTMFYGGPGYSQFYN